In a genomic window of Cuculus canorus isolate bCucCan1 chromosome 4, bCucCan1.pri, whole genome shotgun sequence:
- the LOC104067483 gene encoding interleukin-8: protein MMGKAVTAILTLLLISALGTKGEALPRSAVELRCQCISTYSKFIHPKFIRNVNLTPSGPHCKDVEVIATLQDGSEVCLNPSAPWVKLIIKAILDKANTKPVAVS from the exons ATGATGGGCAAGGCTGTGACTGCTATCCTGACTCTTCTCCTAATCTCAGCCCTTGGAACAAAAG GCGAGGCCCTGCCACGCTCCGCAGTAGAGCTCAGGTGCCAGTGCATAAGCACCTACTCCAAGTTCATCCATCCCAAGTTCATCCGTAACGTGAACCTCACCCCCAGTGGACCACACTGCAAAGACGTTGAAGTCAT AGCCACCCTGCAAGATGGCTCGGAGGTGTGCCTGAACCCCTCCGCTCCCTGGGTGAAGCTGATCATCAAGGCGATCCTGGACAA GGCAAATACGAAACCTGTGGCAGTGTCCTAA